From one Nonomuraea polychroma genomic stretch:
- a CDS encoding MarR family winged helix-turn-helix transcriptional regulator, which produces MDFEQADALNQAIRLLSLRHRARAAALLAPLGLHPGQEALLLELARTGPTIQAQLSEALGCEPPSVTLMTRKLEASGHIRRKPAPSDKRASIVELTDSGKALADQVKQLWCALAEETVTGLPAETVAALPGILRTLTSNVDTRGPRPAHDRRHALVAESQRTEGR; this is translated from the coding sequence GTGGACTTCGAGCAAGCTGATGCCCTCAACCAGGCCATCCGCCTCCTGAGCCTGCGCCACCGGGCCAGGGCCGCGGCGCTGCTGGCCCCGCTCGGCCTGCACCCCGGGCAGGAGGCGCTCTTGCTCGAACTCGCCAGGACCGGCCCGACGATCCAGGCCCAGCTCAGCGAGGCGCTCGGCTGCGAGCCGCCCAGCGTGACGCTCATGACCCGCAAGCTCGAAGCCAGCGGCCACATCCGCCGCAAACCCGCCCCCTCCGACAAGCGCGCCAGCATCGTTGAACTCACCGACAGCGGCAAAGCTCTGGCCGACCAGGTCAAGCAGCTATGGTGCGCTCTGGCAGAGGAGACCGTGACCGGCCTGCCCGCCGAAACGGTGGCGGCACTGCCCGGCATCCTCAGAACCTTGACCAGCAACGTGGACACCAGGGGCCCTCGCCCCGCACACGACCGCCGGCACGCTCTGGTCGCGGAATCGCAACGGACCGAGGGGCGTTGA
- a CDS encoding NADPH:quinone reductase, translating to MRAAWYDRQGPAREVLTVGELPTPEPGPGEVRVKIAVSGVHVGDLGKRQGWWGSTMAFPRVIPHGDGAGVIDAVGSGVDPHRVGERVWVFLAQSYRPYGTAAEYTVVPDGHAVPLPPSVPYEQGALLGIPGITAHRAIFGDGPVGGQTIVVTGALGAVGRAAVAVARRGGATVIATVRRSSQGEQALDAGAHHVVDASTGDVVEQILKIAPEGVDRVAEVAFDTGIATDADILRYGGTVATYATGATDPAVPYWPIAFKNITVRFLSNDDFPEPANEAAAADLTAAVAAGDLRYPIASRFPLDRIAEAHEAAETLGSTGRVVIEL from the coding sequence ATGCGCGCCGCCTGGTACGACCGGCAAGGACCGGCGCGGGAGGTGCTCACCGTCGGAGAGCTGCCGACTCCGGAGCCTGGTCCCGGCGAGGTGCGCGTCAAAATCGCGGTCTCCGGCGTTCACGTGGGCGACCTGGGCAAGCGGCAGGGCTGGTGGGGATCGACCATGGCCTTTCCCCGGGTGATCCCGCACGGAGACGGCGCGGGAGTGATCGACGCGGTCGGCTCCGGCGTAGACCCGCACCGGGTCGGCGAGCGGGTCTGGGTGTTCCTTGCCCAGTCCTACCGCCCGTACGGCACCGCCGCCGAGTACACAGTGGTTCCGGACGGGCACGCCGTGCCCTTGCCCCCCTCAGTGCCGTACGAGCAGGGAGCGCTGCTGGGCATCCCGGGCATCACCGCCCACCGGGCGATCTTCGGAGACGGCCCGGTCGGCGGCCAGACGATCGTGGTGACCGGCGCGTTGGGCGCCGTCGGCAGGGCCGCTGTGGCCGTCGCCCGTCGCGGCGGCGCGACGGTCATCGCCACCGTACGGCGGTCCTCCCAAGGAGAGCAGGCCCTTGACGCGGGCGCCCACCACGTGGTGGACGCCTCCACCGGAGATGTGGTCGAGCAGATCTTGAAGATCGCTCCGGAGGGCGTCGACCGAGTCGCCGAGGTCGCCTTCGACACCGGTATTGCCACGGACGCCGACATTCTCCGGTACGGCGGCACGGTGGCCACCTACGCCACGGGCGCGACTGATCCGGCGGTGCCGTACTGGCCCATCGCCTTCAAGAACATCACCGTGCGCTTCCTCAGCAACGACGACTTCCCCGAACCGGCCAATGAGGCGGCCGCCGCCGACCTCACCGCCGCTGTGGCCGCAGGCGACCTGCGCTACCCGATCGCCAGCCGCTTCCCGCTCGACCGGATCGCCGAGGCGCACGAGGCTGCCGAGACGCTGGGCTCCACCGGCCGGGTCGTGATCGAGCTCTGA
- a CDS encoding MarR family winged helix-turn-helix transcriptional regulator — MGRRSERKQQDPDLGILSAQLLFSIQKELFETLAEQGHPQLRPRHGAVLGYLDEEGSRATELSRLSGTHKQVIGNLIDELEELGYVERRPDPQDRRAKLIVPTPRGLDQMAKADEIMAAIERRHARASSEDRFAAFKGTFREITRQQLAWRGD, encoded by the coding sequence GTGGGTCGACGCAGTGAACGCAAGCAGCAGGACCCGGATCTCGGGATCCTGTCCGCGCAGCTGCTCTTCTCGATCCAGAAAGAGCTCTTCGAGACCCTGGCCGAGCAGGGACACCCCCAGCTCAGACCAAGGCACGGGGCGGTGCTTGGCTACCTCGACGAGGAAGGGAGCCGAGCGACCGAGCTGTCGCGGCTGTCGGGGACGCACAAGCAGGTCATCGGCAATCTGATCGACGAACTTGAGGAACTCGGCTACGTCGAACGCCGGCCCGACCCCCAGGACCGGCGCGCCAAGCTGATCGTGCCCACGCCCCGGGGGCTGGACCAGATGGCGAAAGCAGACGAGATCATGGCCGCCATCGAGCGGCGGCACGCGCGAGCGTCGAGCGAGGACAGGTTCGCCGCCTTCAAGGGCACCTTCCGGGAAATCACGCGGCAGCAGCTCGCCTGGCGCGGCGACTGA
- a CDS encoding TetR/AcrR family transcriptional regulator, translating to MHEEDAGLRARLIEVGVELVTREGTQALSLREIARRAGVSHGAPRRYFPTHLELLSAIAREGFAALGAEVAQALGDGRTDPRAQLTTLGRAYLGFALANRGMYELMFRHDLLESNHLGLREASLPLFQVVMDLLTRAGLRPGVDPRIAAGVLWANAHGIAQLWAWGSLQVTTGSAELEPLLRAALEAHLGPEPR from the coding sequence ATGCATGAGGAGGACGCCGGGCTGCGTGCCCGCCTGATAGAGGTCGGCGTGGAATTGGTGACCCGCGAGGGGACACAGGCGCTGTCACTGCGTGAGATCGCCCGGCGGGCCGGAGTCTCGCACGGCGCACCCCGCCGATACTTCCCCACCCACCTGGAACTGCTCTCCGCCATCGCCCGCGAGGGCTTCGCGGCCCTGGGCGCGGAGGTCGCCCAGGCGCTGGGCGACGGCCGGACGGATCCGCGCGCGCAGTTGACGACGCTGGGCCGGGCATATCTCGGCTTCGCGCTGGCCAACCGCGGCATGTACGAGCTGATGTTCCGGCACGACCTGCTCGAGAGCAACCATCTCGGCCTGCGGGAGGCCAGCCTGCCGCTGTTCCAAGTCGTGATGGATCTGCTGACCCGGGCAGGCCTTCGGCCGGGCGTGGACCCGCGAATCGCCGCGGGCGTGCTGTGGGCGAACGCGCACGGCATCGCCCAGCTGTGGGCCTGGGGCAGCCTGCAAGTGACCACCGGATCGGCCGAGCTCGAACCGCTGCTGCGGGCCGCCCTGGAGGCGCACCTCGGGCCGGAACCGCGGTGA
- the wrbA gene encoding NAD(P)H:quinone oxidoreductase translates to MTVKVAVIYYSATGTVHALAQAVAEGAASTGAGVRLRRVAELAPDSAIDQNPLWRQHADAATSIVQASVEDLAWADAFAFGTPTRFGAPAAQLKQFIDQAGGLWQEGRLADKPVTAFTSAFNRHGGSEATILSLGNVFYHWGALIVPPGFTDPVVYAAGGNPYGTSLVTGPTGDGADAAALEAARYQGRRLAQITIRLLEGGRVTDAAASDGSSRDTRAGTTSQTA, encoded by the coding sequence ATGACCGTGAAGGTCGCCGTCATCTACTACAGCGCGACTGGCACTGTGCACGCGCTCGCACAGGCCGTCGCCGAGGGCGCCGCCTCGACTGGGGCCGGGGTGCGGCTGCGGCGGGTCGCCGAGCTCGCCCCCGACAGCGCGATTGACCAGAACCCGCTGTGGCGGCAGCACGCCGACGCCGCCACCTCGATCGTCCAGGCCTCGGTTGAGGACCTGGCATGGGCCGATGCGTTCGCGTTCGGGACGCCGACCCGGTTCGGCGCGCCGGCCGCGCAGCTCAAGCAGTTCATCGACCAGGCCGGCGGGCTGTGGCAGGAAGGGAGGCTGGCCGACAAACCGGTGACGGCCTTCACCTCGGCGTTCAACCGGCACGGCGGCAGCGAGGCCACGATCTTGTCGCTGGGCAACGTCTTCTACCACTGGGGAGCGCTGATCGTCCCGCCCGGATTCACCGATCCGGTCGTGTACGCCGCCGGCGGCAACCCGTACGGCACGTCGCTTGTCACAGGCCCGACCGGGGACGGCGCAGACGCCGCGGCGCTGGAAGCGGCCAGGTACCAGGGACGGCGGCTGGCCCAGATCACGATCCGGCTGCTGGAAGGCGGCCGCGTCACCGATGCCGCCGCGAGCGACGGGAGCTCCCGCGACACCAGGGCCGGCACCACCTCCCAGACCGCGTGA
- a CDS encoding MFS transporter: protein MRPGRHRHLTLAASVTGAVIVALDGTVLTIAQPALQRDLHASFAQVQWTSTGYLIAVAALLVLSGRLGDRYGHREVFVAGTLGFAATSAAIALAPGIGWVIGLRVAQGLFGALLQPATLGMLRAAFPTDRLPTAIAVRSSAIGLAAAAGPLVGGALTAHFGWRSVFLLNVVPALAIGVAALAVRVPAPRDTCAGVDTDAGVGSGAKAGAGAGGRITRSGLTGACLLAAALACLVHTLVEVPRMGWTEGTVLGLTGAVAAGGAFAWHQRVATHPLIPPHVLASRTLTAALAVLLAASAAMFGALFVGSYFLQEVLALDPLQSGLHVLPLAVMMVAGAPVAVVLLRRQGPRRTALAAMALVSSGMLLLAGVDRSAASPALAGAFLMLGAGFGTVMVTATAVVVQQASADDAGVSGGLKQTIMNIGPALGIALATTSITLIAPGLAAGQAGNGGSRWTAAAFGGAMGPTLLLLAGVAALGVPAALRLPSRAAADPVSRRA, encoded by the coding sequence GTGAGGCCGGGACGCCACCGCCACCTCACGCTGGCCGCCAGCGTCACGGGGGCGGTCATCGTCGCCCTCGACGGAACTGTGCTCACCATCGCCCAGCCCGCTCTGCAACGGGACCTGCACGCCTCGTTCGCGCAGGTCCAGTGGACCAGCACCGGCTACCTCATCGCCGTGGCCGCCCTGCTCGTTCTCTCAGGCAGGCTCGGCGACCGCTACGGCCACCGGGAGGTCTTCGTCGCCGGGACCCTGGGCTTCGCCGCCACCTCGGCGGCGATCGCGCTGGCGCCCGGCATCGGCTGGGTCATCGGCCTGCGCGTCGCCCAAGGACTTTTCGGCGCGTTGCTGCAACCGGCCACCCTCGGGATGCTCCGCGCCGCGTTCCCGACCGACCGGCTCCCGACGGCCATCGCGGTGCGCAGCAGCGCCATCGGCCTGGCGGCCGCCGCCGGCCCGCTCGTCGGCGGCGCGCTGACCGCCCACTTCGGCTGGCGCTCGGTGTTCCTCCTGAACGTCGTCCCCGCGCTCGCGATCGGCGTGGCCGCTCTGGCCGTCCGCGTGCCGGCACCGCGCGACACCTGCGCGGGCGTCGACACCGACGCGGGCGTCGGCTCGGGAGCCAAGGCCGGGGCCGGGGCCGGTGGCCGCATCACCCGGTCCGGCCTGACCGGCGCCTGCCTGCTGGCCGCGGCCCTGGCGTGCCTCGTCCACACCCTGGTGGAGGTACCGCGCATGGGATGGACGGAGGGCACCGTGCTCGGACTGACCGGGGCCGTCGCGGCGGGCGGCGCGTTCGCCTGGCACCAGCGGGTCGCCACCCACCCGCTGATACCCCCGCATGTGCTCGCGTCGAGGACGCTGACCGCAGCACTGGCCGTCCTGCTCGCGGCCTCCGCGGCGATGTTCGGGGCGCTGTTCGTCGGCAGCTACTTCCTGCAGGAGGTCCTGGCCCTGGATCCGCTGCAGAGCGGGCTGCACGTGCTGCCGCTGGCGGTGATGATGGTGGCGGGCGCGCCGGTCGCCGTCGTGCTACTGCGCCGGCAGGGCCCCCGCCGGACGGCCCTGGCGGCGATGGCCCTGGTCAGCTCGGGAATGCTGCTGCTGGCCGGCGTGGACCGGTCGGCGGCCTCACCGGCGCTGGCGGGGGCGTTCCTCATGCTGGGCGCCGGCTTCGGCACGGTGATGGTCACGGCGACGGCCGTCGTCGTGCAGCAGGCGTCCGCCGACGACGCGGGGGTGTCCGGCGGGCTGAAGCAGACCATCATGAACATCGGCCCGGCGCTGGGCATTGCCCTGGCCACCACGTCGATCACGCTCATCGCGCCAGGCCTGGCCGCCGGACAGGCCGGGAACGGGGGATCGCGGTGGACGGCCGCGGCCTTCGGCGGCGCGATGGGGCCCACGCTGCTGCTTCTAGCGGGCGTTGCCGCGCTCGGCGTCCCGGCGGCCCTCAGGCTGCCCTCGCGCGCCGCCGCCGACCCGGTATCGCGCCGAGCATGA
- a CDS encoding nitroreductase family deazaflavin-dependent oxidoreductase: MTLTDDYEPSASAWVREQVEQILRTGTTDGVTIKGLPIVLMTYRGAKTGKVRKTPVMRVEHEGHYAAVASLGGAPTNPQWYASLVAEPVIELQDGTVTREYRAREVFGDEKAVWWRRAVDAYPDYADYQRKTDRQIPVFALEPVNGDKPAGDGTEG; encoded by the coding sequence ATGACGTTGACTGATGATTACGAACCGAGCGCGTCGGCGTGGGTCCGCGAGCAGGTCGAGCAAATCCTGCGCACCGGCACGACCGACGGCGTCACGATCAAGGGCCTGCCCATCGTGCTGATGACCTACCGGGGCGCCAAGACCGGCAAGGTTCGCAAGACGCCGGTGATGCGTGTCGAGCACGAGGGGCACTACGCGGCTGTCGCGTCCCTGGGCGGCGCGCCGACCAACCCGCAGTGGTACGCCAGCCTGGTCGCCGAGCCGGTCATCGAGCTTCAGGACGGCACGGTGACCCGGGAATACCGGGCGCGCGAGGTGTTCGGGGACGAGAAGGCCGTCTGGTGGCGCCGGGCGGTGGACGCGTACCCGGACTATGCCGACTACCAGCGCAAGACCGACCGCCAGATCCCTGTCTTCGCCCTCGAACCGGTCAACGGGGACAAGCCGGCCGGTGACGGCACCGAGGGCTAG
- a CDS encoding YceI family protein: MIGDDNRFRRCHLVLCLGSFHDGTPAWARNAEWDEHLRGADYLDTSSYPTASFESSGVREEDGRFAVDGLLTIRGETRPVTLSLEFLGVAPDAWGAVRAGFRATTRLSRSEFGVTGNLPLGGGAR, encoded by the coding sequence ATGATCGGCGACGACAATCGGTTTCGGCGTTGTCACCTTGTCTTGTGTCTGGGGTCGTTCCACGATGGAACGCCCGCGTGGGCGCGCAACGCGGAGTGGGACGAGCACCTGCGCGGTGCCGATTACTTGGACACCTCGTCGTATCCGACGGCGTCCTTCGAGTCCTCCGGCGTCCGGGAGGAGGACGGCCGGTTCGCCGTCGACGGGCTGTTGACCATCCGGGGTGAGACCCGCCCGGTCACCCTCAGCCTGGAATTCCTGGGGGTCGCACCCGATGCCTGGGGAGCGGTCCGGGCCGGCTTCAGGGCGACCACCCGTCTCAGCCGATCGGAGTTCGGGGTCACCGGGAACCTACCCCTGGGCGGGGGCGCGCGCTGA
- a CDS encoding lytic polysaccharide monooxygenase auxiliary activity family 9 protein — translation MRRTLTLLAMAVIAIATTVFNTTPAWAHGYVLSPPSRQANCHQGKVPNCGPIIYEPQSVEGPKGLRSCHANLSRFAQLSDESKPWPVTSVGRTVTFRWTFTAPHRTSNYEYYIGNTRVASFSGNNQPPPMSGVSHTVNFGGFSGRQKVLAIWNIGDTANAFYSCIDLRIG, via the coding sequence ATGAGAAGAACGCTCACGTTACTCGCCATGGCGGTGATCGCCATCGCCACCACGGTCTTCAACACCACTCCGGCGTGGGCCCACGGCTACGTCCTCTCGCCACCCAGCAGGCAGGCCAACTGCCACCAGGGCAAGGTGCCCAACTGCGGCCCGATCATCTACGAGCCGCAGAGCGTGGAAGGCCCGAAGGGCCTGCGTAGCTGCCACGCGAACCTCTCGCGATTCGCGCAGCTCAGCGACGAGAGCAAGCCCTGGCCGGTCACGTCGGTCGGCAGGACGGTGACCTTCAGGTGGACGTTCACCGCCCCGCATCGGACCAGCAACTACGAGTACTACATCGGCAACACCAGGGTGGCCTCCTTCAGCGGAAACAACCAGCCACCGCCTATGTCGGGGGTCTCTCACACCGTCAACTTCGGGGGCTTCTCCGGCAGGCAGAAGGTGCTGGCGATCTGGAACATCGGTGACACGGCCAACGCCTTCTACTCCTGCATCGACCTGCGGATCGGCTGA
- a CDS encoding HIT family protein produces MDDCIFCKIVSGQAPGYRVLQDEATVAFLDRAPATPGHTLVVPRNHARDVWDLPEDEHVHVARMVHRVALLLRTALTPDGLSITHATGAAAGQDVFHFHTHVIPRWPGDGLRPKWVSQRATEEDLAAIQARIQAAR; encoded by the coding sequence GTGGATGACTGTATCTTCTGCAAGATCGTCTCCGGGCAAGCTCCCGGGTATCGCGTCCTACAGGACGAGGCAACCGTAGCGTTCCTGGACAGAGCCCCAGCCACCCCGGGACACACCCTCGTCGTTCCGCGCAACCATGCCCGCGACGTCTGGGACCTGCCCGAAGACGAGCACGTTCACGTCGCCAGGATGGTGCACCGCGTCGCCCTGCTGCTGAGGACGGCGCTGACCCCTGATGGTCTCAGCATCACCCATGCCACGGGCGCGGCGGCCGGCCAGGACGTTTTCCACTTCCACACGCATGTGATTCCGCGCTGGCCGGGCGACGGGCTGCGTCCCAAGTGGGTCTCCCAGCGAGCCACCGAGGAAGATCTCGCGGCAATCCAGGCGCGCATTCAGGCGGCACGCTGA
- a CDS encoding DsbA family oxidoreductase, whose product MSAALEQVNDRDKVQIVWRSFQLAPEEGHVPGPTAAEAMAGWWGDQAPARIARVQALGAAEGLELNLHLARPVNTFDAHRLCHLAAARGLADQMMERLLRAYHTEGLNVADPRVLRRLAGAAGLADAEVDALLAGDDYSEEVRADRRRAAEYGITGVPSLVIDGGPPVSGVQPPAELRRLLEHGLTTGVPHQS is encoded by the coding sequence ATGAGTGCGGCACTGGAACAGGTCAACGACCGGGACAAGGTACAGATCGTCTGGCGCAGTTTCCAACTCGCCCCGGAAGAAGGCCACGTCCCCGGCCCCACGGCCGCCGAGGCCATGGCCGGCTGGTGGGGCGATCAGGCGCCGGCCCGCATCGCCCGGGTTCAGGCGCTGGGCGCTGCCGAGGGACTGGAGCTCAACCTGCATCTGGCCCGGCCGGTCAACACCTTCGACGCGCACCGGCTGTGCCATCTGGCCGCTGCCCGTGGCCTCGCCGACCAGATGATGGAGCGGCTGCTGCGCGCCTATCACACCGAAGGGCTCAACGTGGCCGACCCACGGGTCCTGCGGCGCCTGGCCGGCGCGGCCGGGCTGGCCGACGCCGAGGTAGACGCTCTCCTCGCCGGCGACGACTACTCCGAGGAGGTCCGCGCCGACCGGCGCCGCGCCGCCGAGTACGGGATCACCGGCGTCCCCTCACTCGTGATCGACGGCGGGCCCCCGGTGTCGGGCGTCCAGCCCCCCGCCGAGCTGCGCCGGCTGCTGGAGCATGGCCTGACCACCGGCGTACCACACCAGTCCTGA
- a CDS encoding isochorismatase family protein has translation MSENSTGISRFLEPLTRDNAALLLIDHQVGLFTGVRDIEVATLKHNVAALAKAAQVLGVPTVVTTTGADGLWGPLVPELAEVLPADLEVIDRSTVNAWHDSRVRAAVEATGRKKLIVAGISIEVCLAFPALSATAAGYDAYAAIDASGTFSETKRTAGLLRMQQAGVIITDYATTMVEILADNADPKAYEVYSALDMPFATLVGQLSAAYTKNG, from the coding sequence ATGAGCGAGAACAGCACCGGCATCAGCCGCTTCCTGGAGCCGCTGACCCGAGACAACGCGGCCTTGCTGCTGATCGACCACCAGGTCGGCCTCTTCACCGGAGTGCGGGACATCGAAGTCGCCACGCTCAAGCACAACGTGGCCGCTCTCGCCAAGGCCGCCCAGGTACTGGGCGTGCCCACCGTGGTGACCACCACCGGGGCCGACGGCCTGTGGGGGCCGCTCGTGCCCGAACTGGCCGAGGTTCTCCCTGCGGACCTTGAGGTGATCGACCGCAGCACCGTCAATGCCTGGCACGACTCTCGTGTCCGCGCGGCAGTGGAGGCGACCGGCCGCAAGAAGCTGATCGTCGCGGGAATCTCCATCGAGGTCTGCCTGGCCTTCCCGGCACTGTCGGCGACTGCCGCAGGCTATGACGCGTACGCGGCCATCGACGCCTCGGGCACGTTCAGCGAGACGAAGCGGACGGCCGGTCTGCTGCGGATGCAGCAGGCGGGGGTCATCATCACCGACTACGCCACCACGATGGTCGAGATCCTCGCCGACAACGCCGACCCGAAGGCGTACGAGGTGTACTCGGCGCTGGACATGCCGTTCGCGACCCTGGTCGGTCAGCTGTCCGCCGCCTACACCAAGAACGGCTGA
- a CDS encoding LLM class flavin-dependent oxidoreductase, translated as MQSLQFGFSLDPTTDHSAHRELVRAAEDGGLDLVGVQDHPYSAEYVDTFALIATLLEATERLRFFPDVANLPLRHPSMLAKSAASLDLLSGGRFELGLGGGGYWSAIAKMGMTAQLSRAEALDQLDEAVRVLRALWRGEPEPVTFEGRYYNIPGLQGGPVPAHPIGIWLGAQGPRSLRLTGRVADGWAAPIPSYLPYEKWAESNAAIDKAASEAGRDPHDVVRIAQLVGTVTDRTGDAESASGNAPIRATARQWADLIVRLATEQPFRSFVFWPEQTTVGQVERFAREVAPAAREMLGRRA; from the coding sequence ATGCAATCTCTGCAGTTCGGATTCTCTCTCGATCCCACCACGGACCACTCGGCGCACCGGGAACTCGTGCGCGCGGCTGAAGACGGAGGGCTTGACCTGGTCGGAGTCCAGGACCATCCCTACAGCGCAGAATATGTCGACACGTTCGCCCTGATCGCCACGCTGCTGGAGGCCACGGAGCGGCTGCGGTTCTTCCCGGACGTGGCCAACCTGCCCCTGCGCCACCCGTCGATGCTCGCGAAATCGGCGGCGTCACTCGACCTCCTCTCGGGCGGGAGGTTCGAGCTCGGGCTGGGTGGCGGCGGATACTGGTCCGCCATCGCCAAGATGGGCATGACAGCCCAGCTGAGCCGGGCCGAAGCCCTCGACCAGCTTGACGAGGCCGTCCGCGTTCTGAGGGCCCTGTGGCGCGGGGAGCCGGAGCCCGTCACCTTCGAGGGCCGTTACTACAACATCCCGGGGCTGCAGGGCGGACCGGTCCCGGCTCACCCGATCGGTATCTGGCTGGGCGCCCAGGGGCCGCGTTCGCTCAGGCTGACCGGCCGGGTGGCCGATGGATGGGCCGCGCCCATCCCCAGCTACCTGCCGTACGAGAAGTGGGCCGAGTCGAACGCGGCGATCGACAAGGCCGCCAGTGAAGCCGGCCGGGACCCGCATGACGTGGTGAGGATCGCTCAGCTTGTCGGCACCGTCACCGACCGGACCGGCGACGCCGAGTCGGCGTCCGGCAACGCGCCCATCCGCGCGACGGCGCGGCAGTGGGCCGATTTGATCGTCCGTCTGGCGACCGAGCAGCCCTTCCGGTCCTTCGTCTTCTGGCCGGAGCAGACCACGGTCGGACAGGTGGAGCGATTCGCCCGCGAGGTGGCACCCGCAGCCCGGGAAATGCTCGGCCGGCGGGCGTAG
- a CDS encoding MFS transporter yields MTSTSTATQRSRPHAGPAWLVLLLACACQFMVILDASIVNVALPSVREDLGFTPTGLAWVVNGYLLTFAGFMLLGGRAADLFGPRRMLVAGLFLFSASSLAGGLATAPEVLVAARVAQGIGAAMMAPATLAVINTSFTAPNARAKAFGAWSAAGGVGGMAGAVAGGAITTGLSWRWVFLINVPIGAVLIVVAMMSLAGTRTVRREPLDLTGAVTGTAGLAALVYGVMQSADHGWSSGLVLGPVVAGLLLLVVFTLVEARFASRPMVPLRLFRIRGVAVGNGMLLLFGGIAIATWYFTSLFLQNVLGFSALQAGLGQTPAAVTFVVIARWAAALLPRTGVRPLVLAGSALFLAGFGWLSLAHAGSGYVTGVLGPTLLIAAGIGLTFPTLMAAATADVPESDAGIVGGLANTASQVGGSIGLAVLATAAGTRAASEVDGSSPVDALAAGYDLVFLMAAGLGLAIAVVSVLLPRHRRG; encoded by the coding sequence ATGACAAGCACCAGCACCGCAACGCAGCGGTCCCGGCCGCACGCCGGCCCCGCCTGGTTGGTCCTGTTACTGGCGTGTGCCTGCCAGTTCATGGTGATCCTGGACGCGTCCATCGTTAATGTCGCCCTGCCCTCAGTCCGCGAGGACCTCGGCTTCACACCCACCGGCCTGGCCTGGGTGGTGAACGGCTACCTGCTGACCTTCGCCGGCTTCATGCTGCTGGGTGGCCGCGCCGCTGACCTGTTCGGCCCGCGCCGGATGCTGGTCGCCGGGCTGTTCTTGTTCTCCGCCTCGAGTCTGGCCGGAGGCCTGGCAACCGCTCCGGAGGTCCTGGTGGCGGCCCGCGTCGCGCAGGGCATCGGAGCCGCCATGATGGCCCCGGCGACACTAGCCGTGATCAACACCTCCTTCACCGCACCGAACGCGCGTGCCAAGGCGTTCGGCGCATGGTCTGCCGCAGGCGGTGTGGGCGGGATGGCCGGCGCGGTCGCGGGCGGTGCCATCACCACCGGCCTGTCGTGGCGGTGGGTCTTCCTCATCAACGTGCCGATCGGCGCGGTGCTGATCGTCGTGGCCATGATGTCGCTGGCCGGTACGCGAACCGTCCGGCGGGAACCGCTCGACCTCACTGGCGCGGTCACGGGGACGGCGGGGCTGGCCGCGCTGGTCTACGGGGTCATGCAGAGCGCCGATCACGGCTGGTCGTCCGGGCTCGTCCTCGGGCCGGTAGTGGCGGGCCTGCTCCTGCTCGTCGTCTTCACCCTGGTGGAGGCGCGATTCGCCAGCCGGCCGATGGTGCCCCTGCGGCTGTTCAGAATCCGGGGGGTGGCCGTCGGCAACGGCATGCTGCTGCTGTTCGGCGGAATTGCCATCGCGACGTGGTATTTCACGTCGCTCTTCCTGCAGAACGTTCTCGGTTTCAGTGCGCTTCAAGCCGGGCTCGGGCAGACACCCGCGGCGGTGACGTTCGTGGTGATCGCGCGATGGGCCGCCGCCCTGCTGCCCCGAACCGGTGTGCGCCCCCTGGTGCTGGCCGGCAGCGCCCTTTTCCTGGCCGGTTTCGGCTGGCTCTCCCTGGCCCACGCCGGCAGCGGCTACGTCACCGGCGTGCTCGGGCCTACGCTGCTCATCGCGGCCGGCATCGGCTTGACCTTCCCCACCCTCATGGCCGCGGCAACGGCTGACGTTCCCGAGAGCGACGCGGGGATCGTCGGCGGCCTGGCCAACACCGCCAGTCAGGTAGGCGGGTCGATCGGCCTGGCGGTGCTCGCGACGGCCGCCGGCACCAGAGCCGCGTCGGAGGTCGACGGGAGTTCCCCCGTCGACGCCCTCGCCGCCGGCTACGACCTGGTCTTCCTCATGGCGGCCGGGCTCGGCCTGGCCATCGCGGTGGTGAGCGTGCTGCTGCCGCGGCACCGGCGCGGCTGA